The Streptomyces sp. NBC_00344 genome includes a window with the following:
- a CDS encoding aspartate/glutamate racemase family protein, with protein sequence MRILVVNVNTTQSITDSIGEQAAGAASPGTEIVPLTPSFGAESVEGNYESYLAAIAVMEAVRAYPEPFDAVIQAGYGEHGREGLQELLDVPVVDITEAAASTAQFLGRSYSVVTSLDRTVPLIEERLHSAGLSTRCASVRASGLAVLDLERDEKAAVDAIVEQAARAVEEDRAEVICLGCGGMSGLTERVIERTGVPVVDGVSAAVTIAESLVRLGLRTSKVRTYAPPRPKRIVNWPPQAC encoded by the coding sequence ATGCGCATCCTTGTTGTGAACGTCAACACCACACAGTCCATCACCGACTCCATCGGCGAACAGGCGGCCGGGGCGGCGTCACCCGGTACCGAGATCGTTCCGCTGACCCCGTCCTTCGGTGCGGAGTCCGTCGAGGGCAACTACGAGAGCTACCTCGCCGCCATCGCCGTCATGGAGGCCGTGCGCGCCTACCCGGAGCCGTTCGACGCCGTGATCCAGGCCGGATACGGCGAACACGGCCGGGAGGGACTGCAGGAACTGCTCGACGTTCCGGTCGTCGACATCACCGAGGCGGCCGCGAGCACGGCGCAGTTCCTCGGCCGCAGCTACTCCGTCGTCACGAGTCTCGACCGCACCGTCCCGCTGATCGAGGAGCGCCTCCACTCCGCCGGTCTGAGCACCAGGTGTGCTTCCGTGCGCGCCAGCGGGCTCGCCGTACTCGACCTGGAGCGGGACGAGAAGGCCGCCGTGGACGCCATCGTCGAACAGGCCGCACGTGCGGTGGAGGAGGACCGCGCCGAGGTGATCTGCCTCGGCTGCGGGGGCATGTCCGGCCTCACGGAACGCGTCATCGAACGCACCGGGGTTCCCGTCGTCGACGGGGTGAGCGCCGCGGTGACGATCGCCGAGTCCCTCGTCCGTCTCGGCCTGCGCACCTCCAAGGTGCGCACCTACGCGCCGCCTCGGCCCAAGCGGATCGTCAACTGGCCTCCACAGGCGTGCTGA
- a CDS encoding NCS1 family nucleobase:cation symporter-1: MTVVDDRSSVEPSGAASSGLYTYDLAPTKREGRRWGAYNVFTLWANDVHSLGNYAFAIGLFALGLNVWGILAAFALASVLLFLLLTLSGFMGHKTGVPFPVMSRIAFGVRGAKIPAVVRGAVAIAWFGIQTYLASSVLSTLLVTMFPGLHAMDTNALLGQSTLGWITFLALWALQVLIVSYGMQMIRRYTALAAPTTLITMSALAVWMFVRADGSISLSIDDPLTGGAMWLQILKGAALWVVIYGTFVLNFCDFTRSAKSRGSIVRGNVIGIPVNMLFFAVIVAVLSGAQFKLDGQVITSPTDIVRTVPNMFLLAIASLALIVLTVAVNLMANFVAPIYALVSLFPKRLNFRRAGLVSAIAGLVILPWNLYNSPVVVNYFLGGLGALLGPLFGVIMADYWLLRKSRVNVPDLYTEGAQGEYHYRRGFNPRAVWAFVPSAAIAVVVALVPVFGEVAGFSWFIGAILAAVLYAVIADRTVQIRDLDGEAIAVAAE, translated from the coding sequence ATGACTGTCGTGGATGACCGATCGTCCGTGGAACCCAGCGGCGCCGCCAGTTCCGGTCTGTACACGTACGATCTCGCCCCGACGAAGAGAGAAGGGCGCCGCTGGGGCGCCTACAACGTCTTCACGCTCTGGGCCAACGATGTGCACAGCCTCGGGAACTACGCCTTCGCCATCGGGCTCTTCGCCCTCGGGCTGAACGTGTGGGGCATCCTGGCCGCCTTCGCGCTCGCTTCCGTCCTGCTCTTCCTCCTGCTGACGCTCTCCGGATTCATGGGGCACAAGACGGGCGTCCCCTTCCCCGTCATGAGCCGCATCGCCTTCGGGGTAAGAGGGGCGAAGATACCGGCCGTCGTGCGAGGGGCCGTCGCCATAGCCTGGTTCGGCATCCAGACCTACCTCGCTTCTTCGGTACTGAGCACCCTTCTTGTGACGATGTTCCCCGGCCTGCACGCCATGGACACGAACGCGCTGCTCGGCCAGTCGACGCTCGGCTGGATCACCTTCCTGGCCCTCTGGGCCCTCCAGGTCCTCATCGTGAGTTACGGCATGCAGATGATCCGGCGGTACACGGCCCTCGCTGCGCCCACCACCCTGATCACCATGAGCGCCCTCGCGGTCTGGATGTTCGTGCGCGCGGACGGCTCCATCTCCCTGTCCATCGACGATCCGCTCACCGGCGGCGCGATGTGGCTCCAGATATTGAAGGGAGCCGCGCTGTGGGTGGTGATCTACGGGACGTTCGTACTGAACTTCTGCGACTTCACCCGGTCCGCCAAGAGCAGAGGTTCCATCGTCCGCGGAAACGTGATCGGCATCCCGGTGAACATGCTGTTCTTCGCCGTCATCGTGGCGGTCCTCAGTGGTGCGCAGTTCAAACTCGACGGCCAGGTCATCACCAGCCCCACGGACATCGTGCGGACCGTTCCGAACATGTTCCTGCTGGCAATCGCCTCGCTGGCCCTCATCGTCCTGACGGTCGCGGTGAACCTGATGGCCAACTTCGTGGCACCGATCTACGCCCTGGTCAGCCTCTTCCCCAAGCGGCTGAACTTCCGCAGGGCCGGCCTGGTGAGCGCGATCGCGGGTCTGGTGATCCTGCCCTGGAACCTCTACAACAGCCCGGTTGTCGTCAACTACTTCCTCGGTGGGCTGGGCGCGCTGCTCGGACCGCTCTTCGGCGTGATCATGGCGGACTACTGGCTGCTGCGGAAGTCGCGTGTGAACGTGCCCGACCTCTACACCGAGGGCGCGCAGGGCGAGTACCACTACCGCCGCGGCTTCAACCCCCGGGCTGTCTGGGCCTTCGTCCCCAGTGCCGCGATCGCCGTCGTGGTCGCCCTGGTGCCCGTGTTCGGCGAGGTGGCCGGATTCTCCTGGTTCATCGGCGCCATTCTCGCCGCGGTGCTGTACGCGGTCATCGCCGACCGCACGGTGCAGATCCGGGACCTGGACGGCGAGGCCATTGCCGTAGCCGCCGAATGA
- a CDS encoding MerR family transcriptional regulator, with protein sequence MRIGELAAQTGMTRDTIRFYEKVGLVEGRRLANGYRDFPPETVAWLLYVRTAQTLGFSLAEIARHGEELHEAPDSAEALSSLFEEKIQAIDGRMAELATLRTELVARVGTGCPLRATGRPAITGLSG encoded by the coding sequence ATGCGTATCGGAGAGCTGGCCGCACAGACCGGCATGACCAGGGACACCATCCGGTTCTACGAGAAGGTCGGCCTGGTCGAAGGCCGACGACTGGCCAACGGATACCGTGACTTCCCGCCGGAGACGGTGGCCTGGCTGCTCTATGTACGCACCGCCCAGACACTCGGTTTCTCACTGGCGGAGATCGCGCGGCACGGCGAGGAACTACACGAAGCGCCGGACTCGGCGGAGGCGCTGTCCTCGCTGTTCGAGGAGAAGATCCAGGCCATCGACGGGCGCATGGCCGAACTCGCCACCCTGCGGACCGAGCTCGTCGCACGCGTCGGCACCGGATGCCCGTTGCGGGCGACCGGCCGGCCCGCGATCACCGGGCTGAGCGGATAA
- a CDS encoding DUF3238 domain-containing protein: protein MTMARSAAKASSLAVLPLALLAAGFPASANAGSDPTPRPSGFSISALDSQSLTDVTGVSAQSTEGKALKAQGFSVMRTASGETAVLDRSMADEGIVAAAGRSFVDISWKGYAKNARYVVTRDEKTVATLAPGANAFHDTSVTPGSDYQYIVTPVLPKGGDSSKARKFGMKVSVPSATPGKTSLTAMREQAVSRAEAATVAKTTTLTWVAFIPQKRIDAPPAGCDYGRGYQFAGDGHSDFNWKSSQYRTSLNAVITWGSKSVAGYKDVRASHVYKKSTGKLVSTKTASSKNMVAKKMGSGSNSVDVRMVMHASNPFCHVGAIDGALQMHLTKSGNWSIHSGTHRLMPDHYIYIYDGGKVTSVYKRKYASAACLIGSAACPVADLTGYYGTFS from the coding sequence ATGACGATGGCTCGTTCCGCTGCCAAGGCGAGTTCCTTGGCCGTCCTTCCGCTCGCACTCCTGGCGGCCGGATTTCCGGCATCAGCCAACGCCGGGAGCGATCCCACTCCACGTCCCAGCGGATTCTCCATATCCGCGCTGGACTCCCAGAGCCTGACCGACGTGACCGGTGTCAGCGCACAGAGCACCGAGGGCAAGGCTCTGAAGGCCCAGGGATTCAGCGTCATGCGGACGGCATCGGGCGAGACGGCAGTCCTGGACCGCTCCATGGCCGATGAGGGGATCGTCGCCGCTGCGGGTCGATCCTTCGTGGACATTTCGTGGAAGGGCTACGCCAAGAACGCCAGGTACGTCGTCACCCGGGACGAAAAGACTGTCGCCACTCTCGCCCCGGGTGCGAATGCCTTCCACGACACCTCCGTCACCCCAGGCAGCGACTACCAGTACATCGTCACACCCGTACTGCCGAAGGGCGGAGACTCCTCCAAGGCCCGCAAGTTCGGCATGAAGGTCTCGGTCCCCTCCGCCACCCCCGGGAAGACGTCCCTCACCGCGATGCGGGAGCAGGCCGTGTCACGGGCCGAAGCCGCTACGGTCGCCAAAACGACCACCCTGACCTGGGTCGCCTTCATTCCGCAGAAGCGCATCGACGCCCCGCCGGCCGGCTGTGACTATGGGAGGGGCTACCAGTTCGCCGGCGACGGCCACTCCGATTTCAACTGGAAGTCGTCGCAGTACCGCACCTCCCTGAATGCCGTCATCACGTGGGGATCGAAATCGGTCGCGGGTTACAAGGACGTCCGTGCGAGTCACGTCTACAAGAAGAGCACCGGCAAGCTGGTCTCCACCAAGACCGCGTCGTCGAAGAACATGGTCGCCAAGAAAATGGGGTCCGGAAGCAATTCCGTGGACGTTCGGATGGTGATGCACGCCTCCAACCCGTTCTGTCACGTCGGCGCTATCGACGGTGCCTTGCAGATGCACCTGACGAAGAGCGGTAACTGGTCCATTCATTCCGGGACGCACCGGCTGATGCCAGACCACTACATCTACATCTACGACGGCGGCAAGGTAACCAGCGTCTACAAGCGCAAGTACGCAAGTGCCGCGTGTCTGATCGGCTCTGCTGCCTGCCCGGTTGCCGACCTCACCGGTTACTACGGCACGTTCTCATAG
- a CDS encoding helix-turn-helix transcriptional regulator, producing the protein MKTPTCAYRRTGNDPIQGIDSVHRLTGREREVLLLLGTGLGNRQLARELRIAERTVKAHIARIVEKLGQQTRLQAAVLAVLAHDVLCVDADCAHRQRPPLSEIVEAAA; encoded by the coding sequence ATGAAGACGCCTACGTGCGCCTACCGCCGCACGGGGAACGATCCGATCCAGGGAATCGACAGTGTGCATCGGCTGACGGGCCGGGAGAGGGAAGTACTCCTCCTGCTGGGGACGGGGCTGGGCAACCGTCAGCTCGCACGGGAGCTACGGATCGCGGAGCGGACCGTGAAGGCCCACATCGCGCGGATCGTGGAGAAGCTGGGACAGCAGACGCGGCTGCAGGCCGCGGTGCTGGCCGTCCTCGCCCATGACGTCCTGTGCGTGGACGCGGACTGTGCCCACCGGCAGAGGCCGCCGCTGTCAGAGATCGTGGAAGCGGCCGCCTGA
- a CDS encoding SH3 domain-containing protein — MTQRRTTTKTRAAAVGLAMMATLGLVGMTAGAAQAQEVPTASAKTTAAAAGEAYGYFTASGVNIRTGPSTGNTILGQGQNGQPITVHCKANPWWYITNQATGVTGWVYWPDNVLVANQSPNPPVC, encoded by the coding sequence ATGACGCAGCGCAGGACTACTACGAAGACGCGGGCGGCGGCCGTCGGCCTGGCGATGATGGCGACGCTCGGGCTCGTCGGGATGACAGCGGGCGCCGCCCAGGCCCAGGAAGTCCCCACCGCATCCGCGAAGACCACCGCGGCGGCGGCCGGGGAGGCCTACGGGTACTTCACCGCAAGCGGCGTGAACATCCGCACCGGACCGTCGACCGGCAACACGATCCTGGGGCAGGGACAGAACGGGCAGCCGATCACCGTCCACTGCAAGGCGAACCCCTGGTGGTACATCACCAACCAGGCCACCGGGGTCACCGGTTGGGTGTACTGGCCGGACAACGTCCTGGTGGCCAACCAGTCGCCGAACCCGCCCGTCTGCTGA
- a CDS encoding MFS transporter — protein sequence MDTAGPSRTTSAPPSATTGPAASPIHATSLRLLRTAGFVSNFDRFCITPMLLLIGVQLGTPLPTVILAASGYFLAYGLTQPVWGLASDRLGRVRVMRISLAGAAVAAFCSVIAPTATVLIVARVAAGAFFAASIAASLTYVGDTVPADVRQRPLSELMTAFALGTAVATVIAGALAHYVSWRLVFALPGVIAVHLVFALRRLPEPPRAAPGALLTPFKVVLSSRWQWYVMAVAMLEGAVLLGFLTYIAPALESQGASATLAGAVSALYGVGSMAAAQMVKRLVGRWTPAQLIVAGGAQMAVAFSFAATSRSVPALVGCALLLGGGWSFMHSTIQSWATALVPEARATGVAMFGLALYVGSALASAFAAGPAEHHAYRGIFLTAALLTLPLTVAAAVGRARCRV from the coding sequence ATGGACACCGCCGGCCCGTCCCGCACCACATCGGCACCTCCATCGGCCACCACCGGCCCGGCTGCCTCACCGATACACGCCACGTCGCTGCGCCTGCTGCGCACCGCCGGCTTCGTCAGCAACTTCGACCGCTTCTGCATCACTCCGATGTTGCTGCTCATCGGCGTTCAGCTCGGCACCCCGCTGCCCACGGTGATACTCGCCGCCAGCGGCTACTTCCTCGCGTACGGCCTGACGCAGCCGGTCTGGGGTCTGGCGAGCGATCGCCTCGGCCGGGTGCGGGTCATGCGGATCTCGCTGGCCGGAGCCGCCGTCGCCGCATTCTGCTCAGTGATCGCACCCACCGCGACAGTGCTGATCGTGGCGCGCGTGGCGGCCGGAGCGTTCTTCGCCGCATCCATCGCCGCCTCCCTCACCTATGTCGGGGACACCGTGCCCGCCGACGTCCGCCAGCGCCCTCTCAGCGAGCTGATGACCGCGTTCGCGCTGGGTACCGCCGTGGCCACCGTCATCGCGGGGGCGCTGGCGCACTACGTCAGCTGGCGGCTGGTCTTCGCGCTGCCCGGCGTGATCGCCGTCCACCTGGTCTTCGCCCTGCGCCGGCTGCCGGAGCCGCCGCGGGCGGCGCCCGGTGCACTGCTCACCCCGTTCAAGGTCGTCTTGAGCTCCCGCTGGCAGTGGTACGTCATGGCCGTCGCGATGCTCGAAGGCGCTGTCCTCCTGGGCTTCCTGACCTACATCGCGCCGGCCCTCGAGTCCCAGGGTGCTTCGGCGACGCTGGCCGGTGCCGTGTCCGCGCTGTACGGGGTGGGCTCGATGGCCGCGGCGCAGATGGTGAAGCGGCTGGTCGGGCGCTGGACACCCGCGCAGTTGATCGTGGCCGGCGGGGCGCAGATGGCGGTGGCGTTCAGCTTCGCCGCGACCAGCCGGTCAGTGCCCGCGCTGGTGGGATGCGCTCTCCTCCTCGGTGGCGGCTGGTCGTTCATGCACTCCACGATCCAGTCCTGGGCCACCGCCCTGGTCCCGGAGGCCCGAGCCACCGGCGTCGCGATGTTCGGCCTGGCCCTCTACGTCGGCAGCGCCCTGGCCAGCGCCTTCGCCGCCGGCCCTGCCGAGCATCACGCCTACCGGGGCATCTTCCTGACGGCTGCACTCCTCACCCTCCCGCTGACTGTCGCCGCCGCGGTGGGGCGGGCCCGCTGCCGGGTCTGA
- a CDS encoding helix-turn-helix domain-containing protein, whose translation MNSGPRDELGAFLRSRRERLAPSAVGLPGSARRRTPGLRREEIAELAGVSSSWYAWLEQGRVRTSEQVLRSVARALRLNADETAHVLSFTEHVPPTEQPPGWVSRNLLSLVEALTPNPAVVLDPHWDLLAWNAGYTALLTDLARLAPKQRNLLWLVFRWPPSRTLLASWEPEARSLLGQFRAKAARNPEDDRYAEITAELLADPDAARWYGQRETAAFHPSVRRFTHPVAGDLRLRYTKLAAVDVPGHHLLAYVPDDRGTEEALGKLVP comes from the coding sequence ATGAACAGCGGCCCGCGCGATGAACTCGGCGCGTTTCTGCGCTCCCGCCGTGAGCGGCTGGCGCCCTCCGCCGTGGGGCTGCCTGGCTCGGCACGCCGCCGTACCCCGGGGCTGCGGCGCGAGGAGATCGCCGAGCTGGCCGGGGTCAGCAGTTCCTGGTACGCGTGGCTGGAGCAGGGAAGGGTCCGTACGTCGGAACAGGTGCTGCGGTCCGTGGCTCGGGCTCTGCGACTGAACGCGGACGAAACCGCGCATGTGCTGTCGTTCACGGAGCACGTGCCGCCGACCGAGCAGCCGCCGGGATGGGTGTCGCGCAATCTGCTGTCGCTGGTGGAGGCACTCACGCCGAACCCGGCCGTGGTGCTCGACCCGCACTGGGACCTGCTGGCCTGGAACGCGGGATACACGGCACTGCTCACCGACCTCGCACGCCTCGCGCCCAAGCAGCGCAACCTGCTGTGGCTGGTCTTCCGCTGGCCGCCGTCACGTACGCTGCTGGCCAGCTGGGAGCCCGAGGCGCGGAGCCTGCTCGGCCAGTTCCGGGCCAAGGCGGCCCGTAACCCCGAGGACGACCGGTACGCCGAGATCACCGCGGAGCTTCTTGCCGACCCCGACGCGGCCCGCTGGTACGGCCAACGGGAGACAGCGGCCTTCCACCCCTCCGTACGCCGTTTCACCCATCCGGTGGCCGGGGACCTGCGGCTTCGGTACACCAAGCTCGCCGCCGTGGACGTGCCCGGCCACCATCTCCTCGCCTATGTCCCTGACGACCGGGGGACGGAGGAGGCGCTGGGAAAGCTCGTCCCATGA
- a CDS encoding abortive phage infection protein, with protein sequence MRSTGIGRKSFLAGAAAVGVAVAGGALPGGGAMAQASTGGRPTDANRASGRRGGLTYRGVGYEVTDGETPDTGWHAHRMRADMLAIRHALHANSVSVFGDGVDRLEVTATEAAERGLHVWLQPRLADRPQAEILDHLAETGRHAEQLRRQGARVHLSVGCEFVLFVPGIVPGADAVERIKNLTEGNFDPEKMSRRLASFIARAASTGRSVFNGPLTYGAAQDDEVDWSLFDIVSVNYYADHPDRAGHIRELRPYQRWGKPVVVSEFGACTYKGAAQDGGMGWDIVDYTKQPPEIAGHRVRSERAQASYLTGVLDVFESMNLYAALAYQFVTSDAPHRTNPRYDLDMASYSIVKALWVKPEEPTARWHWEPKQSFHALAGAYACAEPTASGGGRGVSGG encoded by the coding sequence GTGCGGAGTACGGGGATCGGAAGGAAGAGCTTTCTGGCCGGGGCCGCAGCGGTCGGTGTCGCGGTCGCCGGCGGGGCGCTGCCCGGGGGCGGCGCCATGGCGCAGGCCTCCACCGGGGGCCGCCCAACCGACGCGAACCGTGCGTCAGGCCGCCGCGGAGGACTGACCTACCGGGGCGTGGGCTACGAGGTCACGGACGGGGAGACCCCTGACACGGGGTGGCACGCCCACCGGATGCGCGCGGACATGCTGGCCATCCGGCACGCTCTGCACGCCAACTCGGTCTCGGTGTTCGGAGACGGAGTCGACCGGCTCGAGGTCACCGCCACGGAGGCGGCCGAGCGCGGGCTGCACGTCTGGCTGCAGCCTCGGCTGGCCGACCGTCCGCAGGCCGAGATCCTCGACCACCTGGCCGAGACGGGCAGGCACGCCGAGCAGCTGCGGCGCCAGGGCGCCCGTGTGCATCTGAGCGTCGGGTGCGAGTTCGTGCTGTTCGTCCCGGGCATCGTGCCCGGCGCGGACGCGGTGGAACGCATCAAGAACCTGACGGAGGGCAACTTCGACCCCGAGAAGATGTCCCGCCGCCTCGCGTCGTTCATCGCGCGCGCTGCCTCGACCGGCAGGTCCGTCTTCAACGGCCCGCTGACCTACGGCGCCGCACAGGACGACGAGGTCGACTGGAGCCTCTTCGACATCGTCAGCGTCAACTACTACGCCGACCACCCGGACCGCGCGGGACACATCCGCGAACTTCGGCCCTACCAGCGCTGGGGCAAGCCGGTCGTCGTCTCCGAGTTCGGCGCTTGTACGTACAAGGGTGCTGCCCAGGACGGCGGGATGGGCTGGGACATCGTCGACTACACCAAACAGCCGCCGGAGATCGCCGGCCATCGAGTCCGCAGCGAGCGGGCCCAGGCGTCGTACCTGACCGGTGTCCTGGACGTCTTCGAGTCGATGAACCTCTATGCCGCGCTGGCGTACCAGTTCGTCACCTCCGACGCGCCGCACCGCACCAACCCGCGGTACGACCTCGACATGGCGAGCTACAGCATCGTCAAGGCGCTGTGGGTCAAGCCCGAGGAACCGACGGCCCGCTGGCACTGGGAGCCCAAGCAGTCCTTCCATGCACTGGCCGGCGCGTATGCGTGCGCGGAGCCGACGGCGAGTGGCGGCGGCCGGGGCGTCAGTGGAGGGTGA
- a CDS encoding metallophosphoesterase, with product MLRRVVILVVVLISLFFLPWWTLFSSHTDWPFPVVLVGTVLFAAALLAFPVLMVMGHGRRRSDRAARIADTTLGVVWVLFAWSALSGLLRIVLIASGVGDPDRSRIVAVLVATVGAGLLAWGHHEAMRLPRVVRLDVTVPRLGRGLDGTRVVVLADTHYGPIDRAGWSARVADAVNDLDADVVCHAGDIADGTPDQRRGQAAPLGTMRSRLAKVYVTGNHEYSSEAQGWLDLMEELGWDPLHNRHVVVERGGDSLVLAGVDDVTAASSGLTGHRANLVGALAGADPDLPVLLVAHQPKYVQQAASAGIDLQISGHTHGGQIWPFHYLVRIDQPVVHGLSRHGERTQLYTSRGSGFWGPPFRIFAPSEITLLTLRSA from the coding sequence ATCCTGCGCCGGGTCGTCATACTCGTCGTCGTACTCATTTCCCTGTTCTTCCTGCCCTGGTGGACGCTGTTCTCCTCCCATACCGACTGGCCGTTCCCGGTGGTCCTGGTCGGCACGGTCCTCTTCGCCGCCGCTTTGCTCGCCTTTCCGGTGCTGATGGTCATGGGGCACGGGCGCAGGCGCTCGGACCGGGCGGCACGCATCGCCGACACCACCCTCGGGGTGGTCTGGGTGCTGTTCGCCTGGTCGGCGCTGAGCGGCCTGCTGCGGATCGTCCTGATCGCGTCCGGCGTCGGAGACCCGGATCGGTCCAGGATCGTGGCCGTTCTCGTCGCGACGGTCGGGGCCGGACTGCTGGCCTGGGGGCACCACGAGGCCATGCGCCTGCCCCGGGTCGTGCGGCTGGACGTCACCGTCCCGCGGCTCGGCCGGGGCCTGGACGGGACGCGGGTCGTCGTGCTGGCCGACACCCACTACGGACCGATCGACCGGGCCGGATGGTCGGCACGGGTCGCCGACGCGGTCAACGACCTGGACGCCGACGTCGTCTGCCACGCGGGCGACATCGCCGACGGCACCCCGGACCAGCGCCGGGGGCAGGCCGCGCCGCTCGGGACGATGCGGTCGCGACTGGCGAAGGTGTATGTCACCGGGAACCACGAGTACTCCAGCGAAGCCCAGGGTTGGCTCGACCTCATGGAGGAGCTGGGGTGGGATCCGCTGCACAACCGCCACGTCGTGGTCGAACGGGGCGGCGACAGCCTCGTGCTCGCGGGTGTGGATGACGTGACCGCGGCGTCCTCCGGGCTGACCGGACACCGGGCGAACCTGGTCGGCGCGCTGGCGGGGGCGGACCCGGACCTGCCGGTCCTGCTCGTCGCGCACCAGCCCAAGTACGTCCAGCAGGCCGCGAGCGCCGGCATCGACCTGCAGATCTCCGGGCACACCCACGGCGGGCAGATCTGGCCGTTCCACTACCTCGTCCGGATCGACCAGCCGGTGGTGCACGGCCTCAGCCGGCACGGAGAGCGGACCCAGCTCTACACAAGCCGGGGCTCCGGCTTCTGGGGCCCTCCCTTCCGGATCTTCGCGCCCAGCGAGATCACGCTGCTCACCCTGCGGTCGGCGTAG
- a CDS encoding polysaccharide deacetylase family protein yields MARHGSGRGWYGKVLGAGLGVTMLAAGVSVWTAQPGFAGDSPPEATAPATPGSDVKPVAVTIAHASEAGTRGVNITIDDGPDPVWTPHVLDLLREYGVKATFCMVGPQARAHPDLVQEVVAAGHRLCDHTVSHDTAMDKKSQTYQSQQILDAERMITKASGGVRPMYYRAPGGAFTPYSRKLAASRGMRPLGWNVDSKDFERPGTDTIVATVENELPNGPTLLFHDAGGDRSQTVEALRRLLPRLKEQGYSFGFPVR; encoded by the coding sequence ATGGCACGGCACGGCAGCGGGCGGGGCTGGTACGGCAAGGTGCTGGGGGCGGGGCTCGGGGTGACGATGCTTGCCGCCGGCGTCTCGGTGTGGACCGCGCAGCCCGGTTTCGCGGGCGACTCGCCACCTGAGGCGACCGCGCCGGCCACGCCTGGCAGTGACGTCAAGCCGGTCGCGGTGACGATCGCGCACGCCTCGGAGGCGGGGACGCGCGGCGTCAATATCACCATCGATGACGGACCCGACCCCGTGTGGACCCCTCACGTGCTCGACCTGCTGAGGGAGTACGGGGTGAAGGCCACGTTCTGCATGGTGGGGCCGCAGGCGCGGGCCCACCCGGACCTCGTGCAGGAGGTGGTCGCGGCCGGGCACCGGTTGTGCGACCACACGGTGTCGCACGACACCGCCATGGACAAGAAGTCCCAGACGTACCAGTCGCAGCAGATACTCGACGCCGAACGCATGATCACCAAGGCGTCCGGGGGCGTACGGCCGATGTACTACCGGGCGCCCGGCGGCGCCTTCACCCCTTACAGCCGCAAGCTCGCCGCATCCCGGGGCATGCGCCCGCTGGGCTGGAACGTGGACAGCAAGGACTTCGAGCGTCCGGGTACGGACACCATCGTCGCCACCGTCGAGAACGAGCTTCCCAACGGACCAACCCTGCTCTTCCACGACGCGGGCGGTGACCGATCCCAGACCGTCGAGGCCCTGCGCCGCCTCCTCCCCCGGCTCAAGGAGCAGGGCTACTCCTTCGGCTTCCCGGTGCGCTGA
- a CDS encoding DUF397 domain-containing protein, giving the protein MISQSPGPQWRKSSYSNGTGGECLEVAELPSHIGLRDSKDVSGPSLAVPKAVWAAFVSAVQSIEVS; this is encoded by the coding sequence ATGATCTCGCAGTCCCCCGGCCCTCAATGGCGGAAGAGTAGCTACAGCAACGGCACTGGTGGCGAGTGTCTTGAAGTTGCCGAGCTCCCCTCTCACATCGGGCTGCGCGACTCCAAGGACGTCTCGGGGCCAAGCCTTGCCGTACCGAAGGCCGTGTGGGCAGCATTCGTTTCAGCTGTGCAAAGTATCGAGGTCAGCTGA